A section of the Lutra lutra chromosome 3, mLutLut1.2, whole genome shotgun sequence genome encodes:
- the LOC125094919 gene encoding transmembrane protein 70, mitochondrial-like: MGFPATPGQWHLPPVPHKAKCRKETTLTSHTSYCAALMEYWGLRLGGKRTVPWATAALRGFRAAASRVAPCSGSSGLVGFGSAGLRGASQFLGRRVRTQVPLCWEGCIRCLHTQLEKSEDGRLIYTGNLARTVFGVKCFSYSTSVISLALLPYIFAQNNIIFGSLPLQILFYGIIGSFTVITPALLHFITKGYVVRLYHEATTDTYKAITYNVVLLETSTVFHQNDVKIPDSTHVFTTFYAKTKSLLVNPRLFPNPEDYNHLMGYDKPFTFDMEEDSEKKQVKDEK; this comes from the exons ATGGGATTCCCGGCCACTCCTGGCCAATGGCACCTGCCCCCTGTGCCTCACAAAGCCAAGTGCAGAAAGGAGACCACACTGACATCCCACACCAGTTATTGTGCTGCTCTca tggaataTTGGGGACTTCGGCTTGGCGGGAAGAGGACGGTGCCGTGGGCGACCGCCGCTCTTCGAGGCTTTAGGGCGGCCGCCTCGCGGGTGGCCCCTTGTAGCGGCTCCTCGGGGCTGGTTGGCTTCGGAAGCGCGGGGCTGCGGGGAGCTTCGCAGTTTCTCGGGCGGCGGGTGCGAACGCAGGTACCTCTTTGTTGGGAAGGATGCATTCGATGCTTACATACACAGcttgaaaaatcagaagatgGAAGGCTGATTTATACTGGGAATCTGGCACGAACAGTATTTGGTGTGAAATGTTTCTCTTATTCTACAAGTGTCATCAGCCTTGCATTACTACCATACATTTTTGCACAAAACAATATTATATTTGGAAGTCTGcctttgcaaatattattttatggcaTCATAGGAAGCTTTACAGTGATCACTCCAGCACTGCTTCACTTTATTACAAAAGGCTATGTTGTTCGGTTGTACCATGAAGCTACAACAGACACTTACAAAGCCATTACTTACAATGTTGTGCTTTTAGAAACGAGTACCGTGTTTCACCAGAATGACGTGAAGATTCCAGACAGCACACATGTGTTTACCACATTTTATGCTAAAACGAAATCGCTGTTAGTTAATCCAAGGCTCTTTCCAAACCCTGAAGATTATAACCATCTAATGGGTTATGACAAACCATTTACTTTTGATATGGAAGAAGACAGTGAGAAGAAACAGGTTAAAGATGAGAAATGA